The Thermococcus sibiricus MM 739 DNA window AGAAGAGATTCTTCTGGATTCTACATATCACCACACTGCTCTTAAATCTTTAAAAGATGGAGAAAGAAGAGGAAGGCCAGATATAGTTCATCTCTGCCTTATAAACGCATTAGAGAGTATATTGAATAAAGAAGGGAAACTTAGGGTTTATGTACACACAAGGAATAATGAGGTTATCTATATAAAACCAGAAACAAGATTGCCCCGGAACTATAATCGTTTTGTGGGTTTAATGGAGAGCTTATTTAAAAATAGAGTAATCCCAAAAGACCTTGCACTGCTAAGAATAGAAAACAAAACTCTTTCCGAGATTATCGGGGATATCGGCCCGGATGCAGTTTTCATAATGCATGAAAATGGGGTTTTAATGAGCCCTCAGAGCTTTGGAAGGAAACTGAATGAATACATCTCTCCAGCAGTTATCGTGGGAGGATTTCCTCATGGGGACTTTTTGAGCGTGTTGGAAGGAGAGAAGATCAGTATTTACAAGGAGCCTTTGATGGCATGGAGCGTTGTCAATGAAGTTTTGATAAACTACGAGGGAAGTTTACTTTGGTAGAACTTTCTTCAAAAATTTTTTAAATGCTTAAAATAAACCACATCAAGAACGTTTGCGGGAGGTAAGGAAAATGGGAGATAAAACTAGAGTTCAGGTTAGTAAGCTTAAACCTGGAAGATACATCCTTATTGACGACGAACCATGTAGAATAGCTAACATTACTGTTTCATCCCCTGGGAAGCACGGTTCAGCAAAAGCAAGAATTGAAGCTGTTGGAATATTTGATGGTAAGGTCAGGAGCATTGTGAAGCCAACAAGTGCTGAAGTTGATGTTCCAATTATTGACAAGAAGACAGGACAGATTATAGCTATCACTCCTGATACTGTCCAGCTCATGGACATGGAAACTTACGATCTCTTTGATGTTCCAATAGCTACAGGGGTTAATGAGGAGATCAAAGATAAGCTTAAAGAAGGAATTAACGTCGAGTACTGGGAGACTCTTGGAAGAATAAAGATCATGAAGCTTAAGGGAGAAAGCAGTTGATTTTTTTTTCTTGGGTTTATTTTTCCAAAACTTTTTAACTCACTTATTAGACCTCTCTTCGGTGAGGGAAATGGAGTTTCTTTATACATATGAAAGTTTAAAACTTGAATTCCCGATGAGTGATGTAGAGGATGGAGATTTTGTTATATTGGGGATTCCTTTTGATGGAACGACTTCCTACAAGCCCGGAACGAGGTTTGGGCCTACGTTAATAAGACAGGCCACGCTCAATTTGGAAAGCTATATCTTGGATTATGATGTTGACCTTGCAGAGGTAAGGATAGCCGATGTTGGTGATTTAGCGATAGTTGCGGGCAATCCACTTGAAACCATAAAGAGGGGTGTTGGAACTGTAGAAGAAATCAAGAAGATAAATCCCAACGCCATGCCCGTGGTATTAGGTGGCGAGCACTCTATGACCTATGCACCTGTGAAAGCTTTAAATCCAAAGAGCTATGTTGTTTTTGATGCTCACCTTGATTTAAGGGAGAGCTATGAAGAAAATCCGTGGAATCATGCATGTGTTGCAAGAAGAATTTCAGAACTTGGTATAAAGGTCACTGAGTTTGGAATAAGGAGTGGCACTAAAGAAGAGGTGGAATACGCGAGAGAGAATGATATTCCATGGGTTCATGCCAGAGATTACAGTATCACCAATTTCAAGGAGATTGTGAAAAAACTCCCAGAACCAATATACATATCAATAGATGTAGATGTCTTTGATCTTTCAATGGTGCCTTCTACAGGGACTCCTGAAGCAGGTGGTTTAGGATTTTGGGAAGTTATAGAGGCTTTGGAGTGGCTTGTAGAGCATAAAAGAGTCATTGGCTTTGATATAATGGAAGTGGCCGGAATGGAGCTTGGAGATGTCACGGCCTTAACTGCTGCAAAGCTTCTCTTTTACATGATTGGAATGCTCTCAAAATGATCACTATTATTGCGGGCTGGAAGCCTCGTCGTTCAGAGCGGGAGGAGGTTAGTCTTCTATATACATTTCTCTTATTGCTCGATAATAGGCTTTATAGATGTCTCTCTTTGTTACAACTCCAATGAGTCTTTTGCTCTCAGGACTTTCAACAATAGGAAGAAGATTTTGATCGTATTTCATCAATTTTTCAAATGCATCATGGGCAGTTTCAGTTGGATATCCAAGAGCATATTCCTTACGAAGGAATCTTCCAACAGGTAGGGCTTTTATTCTTTGAGAACGATTTAAAAAGTCTTTTACACCAACAACACCCAATACTTCCATATTCTCATCAACTACTGGAAAACAATCGTGGCCGGTTTTTCCAACCATCTCTTCAACGTAATTTAAGGTATTCCACTTGTATACAAACACGGGATTTATTGTCATAATTTCTTTTACTGGGATAGTTTCTAAGACAACTGGACGACCAGTCTTTATGTGGATACCCTTCCGCTCAAGCTTTAGAGTATATACAGAGGAACCTTTTAGGATGAATCTTGCTGTTAAAAAGCTCGTCGTTGCTGAGGTTATTACTCCCGGGAGGAGGGTGTATCCCTTTGTGATCTCTGCCACCATGAGTATTTGGTTTATAGGGGCCTGAATCAGGCCACTAAAGAATGCTGCCATTCCAGCTAAAGCATAAACAGCTGGATTGATACCAATGTTTGGGAAAAGGAGATTTAGGATAGTTCCATATGCGGTTCCAAGTAATGCACCAATGTAAAGACTTGGAGCAAATATACCTCCACTATGTCCAGAAGAAATCATTATGGATGTTGCTAGCATTTTTCCAATTCCAAGAAGAATAAGTAGGGTAAGTGGTAATAACCCGGCAATAGCAAGCTCCATTCCTTCATAACCAACACCTAGTATCCCATAATTGGGAAAGAACATTCCAATGAAACCAACACTTAATCCTCCAAGGAGGAGTTTTATCCATAAGGGTGTTTTCACATTTTCAAATATATCGGTAAGCCAAAATAGGAACTTTGCCCAATAAGCAGCTAGGATTCCAAATATTAAGCCCATAAAGAACAGAAAGAGGAGTTCAATATGTGCATGGACAATTTGAAGGGGGATATTGACTTCAAAAGCTTCTCCCAAAAGCAAAAGGGTTACAGTATTCCCAATTACAGCTGAGAGAAATATTGGAACTAGATTTATTGAAAAGATTCCCATATAAACGACTTCAAGAGCAAAAATTGCTCCAGCAAAGGGTGTGTTGAATGTTCCTGCTATTCCAGCAGCTAATCCACAAGTAGTTAGAAGTTTCTTCATTTCTGGAGAGAGATTAAAGTACTGGGATAGTTCTGAAGCTAGAGAAGCTCCAATAAAACCGATGGGCCCTTCCCTTCCAACGCTTCCTCCACTTCCAATGGTGATTGAAGTTGCCAATGTTTTCAAAAGTGCTAGAATTCCTTTTATCTCACCTTTTTTGAATATTACGGCCTCTATAACTTCTGGTATCCCGTTTCCCTTTAATTCTGGATATTTTTTAATTATCGGGGCCACCATGATACTTCCTATTGCTGGGAGGAGAATGTATCCAAGGTTATATCCGTTGTAATATATCGATATATGGGGTAGTAAAACTTCAAAAAATAATCCCCTCATGAGAGAAATTAGTTTTCTAAAGATGACTGCCCCGAATCCTCCTACTATTCCAATAATAAGGGAAAGCAGAAGAACTGTTGTCCACTTTTTTATGTATTCCCCTACTTTCATCAACTTCGAGTAGGCTTGAAGTTATTATAAATGTTAAAGAAACCAAAGGTGAATATATTAAGGTTAAAAAGGATCACAAAAGATCAAGCTTTCAATACTTCATCCAGCAGTTTTAAACCTATATTAAGGTACTCTTTGGCCCTTTTCTCGCTTTTTGCCTCTGCGAAGATTCTTATTATTGGTTCAGTTCCACTCGCTCTTATAAGAACCCATCCATCTTCAAAGAGAATCTTTGTCCCATCCGTTGTGTCGATTTTTAATCCCTCTTTCTCCGCGATCTCTGCCACTTTTGCCACTATTGCTTTTCTATCACCTTCTATGTGCTTCTTGGTCTTTACTTGGTAGAATTTTGGAAGTTCTTCTATGAGTTCGCTGAATTTCTTTCCTCTTTTTGCAAAGATCTCGACTATTTTTGCGACTGTCATGGCACCATCTCTACCTAAGACGTGGTCTGGGAAAATAACTCCTCCGTTTTCTTCTCCTCCTACAAGTCCATTGTGTTCAAGCAAAGCTCTGGAAACTATCAAGTCTCCTACTTTCGTTTTCAGAACTTTCCCTCCATACATCTTGGCAAGCTCATCAATTATATGGGATGTCGCTATTGTAGTTACAACCAATCCTCCTTTGTTTTCTTCTAGCATTGCCTTTACTACAAGAGCGAAAGTCTTGTCACCCTGTATAAAATTTCCATTTTCGTCTATGAATACTGATCTATCGGCATCACCATCTTGGGCAACTCCAAAATCAGCTTTAAGGCTTTTGACTATTTTCATAAAACCTTGTAAGTTTTCTTCATTTGGTTCTGGGTTTCTTGCGGGGAAGTGACCATCTGGTTGAGCATTTACGCTGACTACTTTGCATCCGAGCTCCCTTAAAAGGTATGGTAACACTAATGAGCCAGCACCATTTGAAGTGTCCACAACAACAAAGGGGTTTCTTTTCTTTATTGCTTCAACATCTACCTTAGCCTTTATCGTGTCTATGTAGGGCCTTATTATATCTCTCTCCACCAACTGGCCTATCTCGTTCCATTTTGCTTTATAAAATTCTTTTTTGAAGAAAAGCTCCTCAACAATGGCTTCTCTTTCCTTTTTGAGACCAAGACCATTTGGTTCAAGGAGTTTTATTCCATTGTATTCTGGGGGGTTATGGGATGCTGTTATCACGGCCCCCCCATCAGTCCCAAAATATTTGCACGCGAACTGGATGGCTGGGGTTGGGGCCACCTCGACATCTATTACATTGACTCCAACACTTAAAAGACCGCTTATCAATGCATTTTTTAACATTTCTCCGCTAACTCTTGTATCCCTACCTATAACCACCCAGAGCTCTTTGTCTGGCTGCTCTCTTTTAAGCAGTGTTCCAAAGGCCATTCCTATTTTAAGTGCAAATTCAGGAGTTATCTTTTCGTTTGCAATCCCTCTAACACCAAATGTTCCGAATATTCTGCCCATTTTCTCACCCCGTATAAGCACTTTTATTGGCTCCGAGATAATTGCCTATCGGTTTTTCCATTTTTAATCTCTCCCAAAGTCATCTTGGAAACGTTCAATGTCGTCTTCTCCTAAATATTCACCTATCTGAGTTTCTATGACTTCGAGAGTTACTTTTCCTGGATTTTCAAGTCTGTGGATGACTCCTGCTGGAATAAACGTACTCTCCCCAGGCCTTAAAAGAAGTTCTTTATCTCCAATTTTTACCTTTGC harbors:
- the glmM gene encoding phosphoglucosamine mutase translates to MGRIFGTFGVRGIANEKITPEFALKIGMAFGTLLKREQPDKELWVVIGRDTRVSGEMLKNALISGLLSVGVNVIDVEVAPTPAIQFACKYFGTDGGAVITASHNPPEYNGIKLLEPNGLGLKKEREAIVEELFFKKEFYKAKWNEIGQLVERDIIRPYIDTIKAKVDVEAIKKRNPFVVVDTSNGAGSLVLPYLLRELGCKVVSVNAQPDGHFPARNPEPNEENLQGFMKIVKSLKADFGVAQDGDADRSVFIDENGNFIQGDKTFALVVKAMLEENKGGLVVTTIATSHIIDELAKMYGGKVLKTKVGDLIVSRALLEHNGLVGGEENGGVIFPDHVLGRDGAMTVAKIVEIFAKRGKKFSELIEELPKFYQVKTKKHIEGDRKAIVAKVAEIAEKEGLKIDTTDGTKILFEDGWVLIRASGTEPIIRIFAEAKSEKRAKEYLNIGLKLLDEVLKA
- a CDS encoding 16S rRNA methyltransferase, whose product is MLHLIIADSELELVPKELQNHPSIISHAKRRFKKPEEILLDSTYHHTALKSLKDGERRGRPDIVHLCLINALESILNKEGKLRVYVHTRNNEVIYIKPETRLPRNYNRFVGLMESLFKNRVIPKDLALLRIENKTLSEIIGDIGPDAVFIMHENGVLMSPQSFGRKLNEYISPAVIVGGFPHGDFLSVLEGEKISIYKEPLMAWSVVNEVLINYEGSLLW
- the speB gene encoding agmatinase, which produces MEFLYTYESLKLEFPMSDVEDGDFVILGIPFDGTTSYKPGTRFGPTLIRQATLNLESYILDYDVDLAEVRIADVGDLAIVAGNPLETIKRGVGTVEEIKKINPNAMPVVLGGEHSMTYAPVKALNPKSYVVFDAHLDLRESYEENPWNHACVARRISELGIKVTEFGIRSGTKEEVEYARENDIPWVHARDYSITNFKEIVKKLPEPIYISIDVDVFDLSMVPSTGTPEAGGLGFWEVIEALEWLVEHKRVIGFDIMEVAGMELGDVTALTAAKLLFYMIGMLSK
- a CDS encoding chloride channel protein; protein product: MKVGEYIKKWTTVLLLSLIIGIVGGFGAVIFRKLISLMRGLFFEVLLPHISIYYNGYNLGYILLPAIGSIMVAPIIKKYPELKGNGIPEVIEAVIFKKGEIKGILALLKTLATSITIGSGGSVGREGPIGFIGASLASELSQYFNLSPEMKKLLTTCGLAAGIAGTFNTPFAGAIFALEVVYMGIFSINLVPIFLSAVIGNTVTLLLLGEAFEVNIPLQIVHAHIELLFLFFMGLIFGILAAYWAKFLFWLTDIFENVKTPLWIKLLLGGLSVGFIGMFFPNYGILGVGYEGMELAIAGLLPLTLLILLGIGKMLATSIMISSGHSGGIFAPSLYIGALLGTAYGTILNLLFPNIGINPAVYALAGMAAFFSGLIQAPINQILMVAEITKGYTLLPGVITSATTSFLTARFILKGSSVYTLKLERKGIHIKTGRPVVLETIPVKEIMTINPVFVYKWNTLNYVEEMVGKTGHDCFPVVDENMEVLGVVGVKDFLNRSQRIKALPVGRFLRKEYALGYPTETAHDAFEKLMKYDQNLLPIVESPESKRLIGVVTKRDIYKAYYRAIREMYIED
- a CDS encoding translation initiation factor IF-5A produces the protein MGDKTRVQVSKLKPGRYILIDDEPCRIANITVSSPGKHGSAKARIEAVGIFDGKVRSIVKPTSAEVDVPIIDKKTGQIIAITPDTVQLMDMETYDLFDVPIATGVNEEIKDKLKEGINVEYWETLGRIKIMKLKGESS